One part of the Bacteroidia bacterium genome encodes these proteins:
- a CDS encoding alkylmercury lyase family protein, whose protein sequence is MLNHSSLHYYILSYILEKGHAPELDQLSSHFSVSEDQMTEALHALEEYHGVVLHPNQPKVWVIHPFSLAPTNFLLASARGSWWGNCAWCSLGVAALLKEDVEIKTSSGAYGEPLSLHIQNGKLVEKDLWVHFPIPMRKAWDNVIYTCSTMLLFRDKDEIDHWSQRHNISKGDVQPAEKIWEFSKKWYGNHLNPAWEKWTGAEAKSLFEEFELNHPVWDLEGGKERF, encoded by the coding sequence ATGCTCAATCACTCCAGCCTTCATTACTACATCCTGAGCTACATCCTGGAAAAGGGACATGCTCCGGAATTGGATCAGCTATCCAGCCACTTTTCGGTAAGCGAAGATCAGATGACGGAGGCCCTTCATGCTTTAGAGGAATATCATGGAGTCGTCCTTCATCCCAATCAGCCGAAAGTATGGGTGATCCATCCTTTCTCTTTAGCTCCTACTAATTTTCTCCTAGCATCCGCTCGGGGAAGCTGGTGGGGAAATTGCGCCTGGTGTTCTTTGGGAGTAGCGGCCTTGTTGAAAGAGGATGTTGAGATCAAAACCTCCAGTGGAGCATATGGTGAGCCCCTTAGCCTGCATATTCAAAATGGAAAGCTTGTGGAAAAAGACCTTTGGGTACATTTTCCTATCCCTATGCGCAAAGCCTGGGACAATGTAATATATACCTGTAGCACCATGCTTCTTTTCCGAGACAAAGATGAAATCGATCATTGGTCCCAAAGACATAATATTTCTAAAGGAGATGTTCAGCCGGCAGAGAAGATTTGGGAGTTTTCGAAAAAGTGGTATGGAAACCACCTCAATCCCGCATGGGAAAAGTGGACGGGAGCAGAAGCAAAATCTTTATTTGAGGAATTTGAATTGAACCATCCCGTCTGGGATTTGGAAGGAGGCAAAGAGCGCTTTTAA